From the Corythoichthys intestinalis isolate RoL2023-P3 chromosome 6, ASM3026506v1, whole genome shotgun sequence genome, the window taacaaaaaaaactaggcctgcaagcaggactgaacgggccctcgcaatctagcgcaactcggacgtcacgcaactcggactgtgcgcaggtcagggtggtggcagatcctcctctctaatcatctcattagaacctaacatgctcgaaagtcgcctcttacattaccacacccaagagataaaaacccctattggagagggtactacaaaaaaggagccactactgagctgtgcagccaagcccttgttcaaaaccaaaattaatcttctaactgggccaattcgaccaagtgtgccaaatattgtggctctataagctgcctgactctctggaaaaaaaatatttcctttaaatggcaaacaaagggtcgtcacggcaacagacagacacgtggacatgggccgtaaataagtattttaataggtcttgaaactacaatgaaaaaactgaaaagaactggacatgtattggaaaaacgagtgactttctgttgccactagttggcgctgtagggttgatgcaaatgacccctacaaggcacttcagggtatgactctcaacaagcacgggaagtttgtcgcagatatgttgtatatctgccgagttatgactgttcaaagtttttagcgagacaaattgttgacggtcattttcactttcctgtttggacccctccgcttcaacgaaacctcaatatttttcatcaggcacctgaacacaggtcttaaggcttcccttatgcaggtttgaggtagattgattttttccctttagaggaggtgtgtgtcccgtaaaaaaagggcatttcctgttcccactaggaggcgccaagcacaaatggtaaattttcaatccagtcctgctcaggctggtatacctcacacacatgccagatttaaaatagattgaacgttgtatgagggagttatcagtcattttccgaattcggtgttttggcgaaaaaatggccgactttggcaccccgcccaggtcaggcccgtgaatgaaaacacaccattttgataacttaagatttcatatgcctcatgaacagtctcgccaattttgagaatgatcaaactaattccctaggtgccaaggtgtaaaatgtgcacactgtaaatcgataaaaatttcacattcaatccaaaatacccgatttcctgttgggtttggaatacgcatgcaagagactttttggagatgttttgtacaaggtatcgactctccgaatttcatccctctacgttgaaaaaacctaaatggagaggcctttttgaaaatttcaagggggtgccactgagccattttgttacatgttttcgtaacgttgcaagattattgaacgttatgcaacgccgcatgtatgtccaaatttttgtgagttttcgtgcatgttcaagcctccaaatgtaaactcctactgtgaaccgataaaaatttcacattcgatccaaaatacccgatttcctgttggatttggaatacgggtgcaagagactttttggagcagttttgcacaaggtatcgactccccaaatttcatcactctatgttaaaaaaacctaataggaaacgcctttttgaaaaattcaagggggcgccactgaggcattttgttacattttttcgtaacattgcaagattatcgaacgttatccaaagccgcatgtatgtgcaaatttttacgagtttttgtgcatattcaagcctccaaatgtaaactcctactgtgaacccatgaaaatttcacattcgatccaaaatacccgatttcctgttggatttggaatatgggtgcaagagactttttggagcagttttgcataaggtatctactccccaaatttccttgctctatgttgaaaaaacccaataggaaaggccttttttaaaacttctttctgtcgccactagttggcactgtagagttgatgcaaatgacccctacaagaaccttcagggtatgactctcaacaaacacgggaagtttggcgcagatatgttgtatatctgccgagttatgactgttcaaagttttttgcgtgacaaattgttgacgttcattttcactttcctgtttggacccctccgcctcaacgaaacctcaatatttttcatcaggcacctgaacacaggtcttaaggctcccctgatgcaggtttgaggtcaacagatttttttcccttggaggaggaacctgtctcgtaaaaaaaggcatttcctgttctcactagggggcgctagacctaatgggtaatatttcaatgcactcgtgttaagggtgggataccacacatacatgccaaatatgaaaaagatttaacGTTGTGTTAAGGAacttgaatttgtcattttgccgaaaaaatggtcgactttggcaccacgcccaggtcagacccgtgaatgaaaacgcaccattttcaaaacttaagatttcatatgtctcctgaacagtctcaccaattttgaagatgatccaactaactccctcggcgaaaaggtctcaaatgtgcaccctgtaaatcgataaaaatttcatatttgatccaaaataaccgatttcctgttgggtttggaatatgcgtgtaaatgcttttttggagcggttttggacaaggtatagaccccccaaatttcattgctctacgctgacagaccctaatgttataggccaattttaaaatttcaagggggcgccactgagccattttgttatatttttttgcaacgttgcaaaattatcgaaatttacaattttccggacgtatgtgcaaattttggtgacttttcgtgcatgttcaggcctccaaattggccgttttcatttgccctgaaaaaaaaaaaataataaaataaaaatcctttgcaaaacaatagggccttcgcacgcttagtgctcgggccctaaatacaattaagcgacagttatgaggtagatatctgacttttttacagacaccatttttttcattgtgacgtaatttgtttaaaagtttgaaatatgcgagtgaatcatttttaaagtcgtttatttaattattttttaaaatacaaatattagACACCTATTAAtgtttctaagctaaaaatgatagacattttgaataaaaacataattaattaccttcgttttatggctgggtggaaacaaaagtggttgcgcgacgtctgtaaacgggagtttccggggtaaaacggacaaattaaaaatggttccggggcttaatgtgccatgaatctgatatgacagcatatagacatatagttctatcaaacacaacacttgttttggcttaaaatacagtagtttcttttaaagatgagtgcaagtgcagaaactgctttttcagtcttgtctgtgttttccgccttattccATGTTTTTGAATCCGCGCCATGGAAattagtgacttcctggattgaggaagaatgggaatgtgatatcagccgggtcaccatctcacaatacagcctttgctatatacagtgctggccaaaagtattgacacccctgcaattatgtcagataatgctcaatttctcccagacaatgattgcaattacaaatgctttagtagtaatagcttcatttattttgcttgcaattataaaacacaaaagagatggataaaaattaaataattatcattttacacaaaactccaaaaatgggccggacaaaagtattggcaccctcagcccaatacttggtagcacaacctttagactagtgatgcacgataatacatttttcaaccgataccgataaccgatcatttcctcctcattccaaccgataaccgataatgtcaagccgataattatattaaaatgtttatgtaaaattttaaagtatacacaaaagaaaatgttactgtgcaaaaatataatttattgctatttttttccccaacataaaatatgaacaagtcgtcaattcaaacatcttaataatgacagattgtctgacattgtgtaatggtaaacttttggcaacaattacttaaagagtaaatacctaagttgcaaaaaaatgcctttaaaagtaagccattcctaacatatataacattaatacactgcaaaacaaaccttaaaactagtcagttttaagtgtaaatctattggcaataagtgaaattatctgccatcgcttcaagtgtatttctctcagatttcttggaagaaaaatagctagctgaaaataatcttaacagccttgttttaagcaatacattattctaattaatcctaaaaaaaaaacaaaaaaaaacttggaagaaggaaagattttgaataatatttgtggctacagaatattgatttaagaatttgattatctactgtgactgtaattgatcagagaaataagttaaataatttgaaaagtgattgctaatgttatatgctttgttgcacactgtgaaaatgattaactcaaaagagcgcgatgtcatgtacccattctgcagcgctttgtttacatttgcggctttcacgacatttgcgttacagcagctaaactgatacacggcagtactatttggacggagttggaacTCTCACCCGcgcgcgtgttgttttgtgcccgagttttgttaagccgaaaataaaggcagcgttacaaagtcatttgaccgctcgtcattttacatagtgaatgcattattgactggctgacttcgttttctccatgtttaaattatcatctaaccaccgtgccgtcatgataagctcgcttactggacatcactttttcatgaagaatggtggtggtataaactgcattattttttttatccagggctttggttctcgggtcatttaggtaaaaaaaacaacaaccgtgTCTTGACTtggcggcggcggcagctacgttcgtactggataatccgcccgccccagccggttcgccgcggcgtattcgggtcctggctctgctcgcacgccgtgggagaacgctcgagaaaccggggtgttcgccggaggtccccaAGCCGGGGTATCGCTcggctcggcccgccccgcctatggcgaggcggcggtGGCCTGCcagaccggccagagcggcgggctccgtcggaagacggctacttgccgactatcggtctccagtcttgccggtgtttagcctagatgcgaatttaccacccgccttgggctgcattcccaaacagcccgactctgtatcgtcacaagccctgtagtttaactttgttagtgtttacaatagctttagcattcccgctagcagcagactcttattcgttccaaaaatctttgtgatgcagttttaaatggctgttgggttagtggttttgaatgagtacgcgttctttctgcctcatggaacttctacggtacatgtttcgcagatggtgggagcgtcttttttttttgtgacagccgccataatattcaactacttcttgtcgtgtaactccgcctcctcatccCCTCCTCCctcgggcttcagagaggggaggggttgaggaggcggcgtgctgaattcttcggttgcgcacatttggaggctaaatcaagtatataattatcggattgcattatcgtttgaatttttttattatctggattatctgtgtgacgtcataattgccattatcggctgataattatcggtgaccgatattatcgtgtatctttactttagacaaaataactgcgaacaaacccttccggtatccatcaatgagattcttacaatgctctgttggaattttagaccattcttctttggccaactgctccaggtctctgacatttgaagggtgccttctccaaactgccattttcagatatcGCCACAGGTGTTCTCCTGGATTCAGGtcaggactcattgctggccactttagaagtctccagtgctttctctcaaaccatgttctagtgctttttaaagtgtgttttggatcctTGTCCTGCTGCcggaacacccatgacctctgagggagacccagctttctcacactgggccctactttatgctgcaaaatgtgttggcagtcttcagacttcataatgccatgcacacggtcaagcagtccagtgccagaggcagccaagcaaccccaaaacatcagggaacctccgccacgtTTGACTTTGGAGACCGTGTTCTCTACTTTGAAGgcctcacccccccccccccgtaaactctatgttgatgccttttcccaaaatggtctacttttgtctcatctgaccagagaacattcttccaaaatgtttttggcttttctcgggtaagttttggcaaactccagcctggcttttttttgtctctgggtcagaagtggggtcttccagggtatcctactatagagtcccttttcattcagaccccaacggatagtacgggttgacaattttgtaccctcggactgcaggacagtttgaacttgtttggatgttagtcgaggttctttatccaccatccgcacactctttggttgaaatctctcatcaatttttcttttccgtccacatctagggaggttagtaaAAATGGGCTTTactcttattgatgacactgcacacggtagacacaggaacattcaggtctttggagattgacttgtaaccttgagattgcccatgcttcctcacaattttgcttctcaagttctcagacagttctttggtcttctttcttctcTGCATGCTCaatttggtacacacaaggacacaggacagaggttgagtcaacttgaatccattttaactggctgcaagtgtgatttagctaTTACCACCACCTGTTCTGTCCATTTTAActtgctgcaagtgtgatttagctattgccaccacctgttatgtgccaaagGTAAGTAAGTTCATCCCGTGCCCCAACGAAGacactgttgtgattgagggccatGAACATAAATAATACTTGACTTGCAGTGTTTGTAAGGAATTCAGCATCCACTACTGAAAGTGCTATTATTGTCTATTCATGGGTGCTCTCTATGGGCTGATAGGCTATTAGTGCCATCAGAAGTGAATTTAAAATGCTTAACTTTAGAAAACGTattttctgattaaacaaatatCAGCCTATATGTGTGCGACAAACAGGTCATAGACTCCCGGGAACTTAAATCTTTAATTTTGTGcacaattgttttgtgttttttgaaaatgacattgatAATCttgaacatttgtttttttcagtgtGATATAGTGCAATTGTTCTGGAGGGAAACGCGGAGCTGGTTTCAGTCCAAACAAATTGATCTTTCAAAGTGGACAGTGGATTCAATTAAGTTTGAAATGTTTGGCacaaataaatatttgtttatgtgatcaatgtgattttttttcttcttcacaaatgcaGATACTTTCAAACTAAATCTTGTTTTGAACATTGGATGAATGAGTTTCTTCTTGGGTATAGGTCTCTGAAGCTGTTTAATAAGAAAAAATCCCTTAATTTGGAGTCAGATTGAGAGATTTGACATTTCTTTGAAAAGCCCCGTGATTGTAAAACAGTGGGTGCGtcggtgtatgtgtgtgttgggcagtgacgtgcggtgaggttcatggttggtgaggcactgactcctttagtgtcagatttccaaatatataaaccaaaaagggtagcttattcaattggctactggttatttcatatctcatcagcattcttcacaaaacacgcacacacggtacatattatcgatacgtaaaagtaagaaaataacatgcatttgcgataattcatgcaacataaatgagagtaaagagtggtgtacaaaaccacagaattcaattctgacctttagtgaaatattcagttttttttaaaaacttgtaattctgatactttaatcaatttattacagattgctaaacaaaaagtgtgaaaagaaaaacaaagaatattttatttaaggccaaaatttagttaggacattaataagaccaaacagattggatgaagggggcaaagggccacatttctcatgtatatgaacctagttaattaatagacaaaatgatcaatgcaaaataaatccttatctactgataataacttttatgtgcattggttcagatgatacactgttcgattcaaacctttgttttcaaaaaatactaaagaaacattttgaaaacttcctgaataaatgtctggtttttaatagcataaacataatgaaaataatttacttaataatggtagggtcaattctatccttacaacatatggaactattgaaagatctaaattctctatataactgaacattatatcatgcaaaaaaggtaaggttgcttaaacgttggtggggacaattttagcatcctgaaaagttggtaatgttatgtccctaccgtctctatgcaaacctacgccctttttgtaaaagtactccttattttcctttaccttaaaaaaatctctccgcctcaatggagaggattgcttcaattagatcgatgtgttctatttgacaagcaagaacacacagtggatgtgtccaaatgtctagctaacctttcatctttcttagcaaaaccatgtaatcgttctacatatatgccacgtttagaagagcttacacgctcatcgttaccacgaaatgttaactcctgtttagctaggatgcaggttgcattaatgaggtattTCAAACTCTTTACCTGAGCAttctggatgctaccgttgagcttccgctgttcgtcaaagccaaatcgatccttgagcttccaaaagtttttaaagcaatcaggctttgaatgtgagtggtcgagctctcgtgtttgctgaggcttcgtggtagttttttaatgtcacaatatctcgtgttagtccagacattggcacaagttgagaaaaaaaggcagggaaagcagcaaagccgattttttcgaaggacagccacatagccagtcttttcgggtgtaccaatccgtttgaaaagcgcgagttatcttctgtcccgtagtttgaagcacaccttttagctccggtgttgttaatcgcgtccacttttgacggaaagtccagtttcacgtacgccccctttcagtgcggcagagtactatctgccgcaagctgtgccttttcactgcggttttatttcccatcagcaaaactaaatatgtcgctaacaaaaattaaactttaagggttaaagacattagccagactgtggaaaatcaggtcaagtaaacgtatctggaaacattataatggcgacatgcagatgtacggcaaccagcacgctccaattccatgtatcaacccagtttgttatggattgcgcaatcagaggtgaggctttactcgttgctgccgcacctctcgtttcatttcgttatttgaacaggaaatgggcaaattcagcgattttgactataaaaaatgtttgaaatgagtcatacataaagagcaatggacaaatattaatataaatttgatgctataattatttttttgtcatgatgacaggtgaggctctgcctcacctgcctcccctgaccgcacgtaacTGGTGTTGGGGTGGCTGAATGCAAAGATAAAAATATTTCGCTAGTAAAGAAAGTTTTGAGTTCATTATGTCGCCCTCCTTTGGTTAAATTAGACAATGACCATGCAActgcttaaaaaatatacagactGATTGTCATACGTATAGAATTCAAAAGTACGACATTGTGAAAAGTAGTGGCTATGATACAAATAACCTTGACTTGAAGTTTTCATGCGATCACTTTGTGCATTGTCATGTTTCTTCTAAGcgtttttgtttgtctgttGGAGGTGTATGTGGTGTAAACAGGAAAACCCATGGCCctggacagataattttctcctggGTATTTTGCGACAAATTTTTGATACAAGGCCATTATTCGTCCTAGTGTCGACGTTTAGAGCACGTGTAAACCGGAAAACGCGAGCGCAAGtacggaagtaaagcggaagtcgcGGTACACGAAGCCGTCTGTCATGGCGGCGGAGGCGTGTCAACAAATAGCATGACGTCACGATGAGAGGAGCCCTTTCAACTCTTTGATGCTTTGATCTTCCTTTCCGATATAAGTTGCTTTTTCGTGATGAATTACTACTCCAaatgccaaagaagcagacaagTGTTGCTGTCGTTGGTGTGCATCTTCCTTCCTAAAGATAAGCAAGTAAGAAATCCTATTTACTTGTTTTGAGAGACATTGGAATTGTGGTGTTTTGTATTGATCATGTTTCCACATAAGCTGAATAGTGCagtgttaactttttttcttttaatttcatttgatAGTCTAAGCATTGATGACTGATAACTTTTATACTTGTAATCAtgcaaaaaacatgttattgtggcagtgtttgtgttttccatttattttaacacttgggggaaaaaattgctgTCTTCAAttgtatagtttttatttaaagAGTAAACATGACTGATTGAAAACATTTAAACTTGGATCGAGGTAAAATACATTTAACTGATGTCAGTGTTATTCTGTTTTCCattgttttttacatttataatgAAAACATGATTGCTGatgtgaagtctatgctttatagcaggggtgggcaattaattccacaaagggccgcagtgggtgcgggtttttgttcatacccatcatgaggacagcctttcaccaatctggtttcttacaagtgcaatcagttgattgcagtcaggtgctccttgtttccactgaaacctcattggttatactgtgtgtgctgaatcagttggaacaaagaccaggacccactgcggccctcgaggaccggtttgcccacccctgctttatagtgataggaaaaaaaaaaatcctaaaatgtGTTTGATTAATTCCagtatgtttttgtcttttacttGCAGGTGTATACATGGCGATGATGTGGCACTTCCTTTGGCCTTCTGTCCTCCTGggagtgtttttcaacatttgtcCAGCATGCCCTCTGGAAATCCAGAAGGAAATGAACCACTACTACGTCGCCAGGGGGTCAAGTGTCCAGCTACCCTGTGTGTACACTCACACCGTGGACTCTCAGCAGTACACGGAGGTCTCGTGGAGTATTGAGTCTGCAGACCGAGAGGAGCAACCCATCATTTGGTTTACTGGCGGCCGCTTGTATTCCGATTTGTACAAACCAATGGAAGGGAGGGTCCACTTCACGTCAGCCGATCCCCAAAACGGAGACGCGTCTATCATCATCAAAGATGTACGTCCGTCAGACACGGAGATGTACCGCTGTCTGGTGAAGAAGTTACCAGAACTGGACAAGAAGATCTTAGACCTGACAGTCATAGAGGCACCCAGTCAGCCTCTCTGCAGTGTGGACGAAGAAGACAACAGTATGACGCTGAAATGCAGCTCTCTGCAAGGCACCCCACCTTTGCATTACATCTGGTCCAAGACCAGTGGAAATAAGGTCTTGCCTCCTCAGGCCACTGTGGACCCCACAGGAGCCACCTTGCATTTCAACATCACCGAGCGGGAGTGTGGAAGCTATCGCTGCACGGTGGAAAGTATGGTGGGCACCAAACACTGTGACCTTCACCTGGACTGTTCACTGCAGGACAACAGTGTTAGCAGTCCACGATTGCTGACAACCACTGCAGTCGCTGCAATCGTTGTCACCATCACCACACTCTTCATTGTCATAGTTGTCCTTGCCGTATTCCTCTACCGCAAACGAAAAGAGCAACCCCAGGACattgaaatggaaaaataattcAATGTTGTTCATTTGTTAATGTTTGATAAAAAATTGTTGACATTGTTATGTTAAGTCTTTTACCACAAcggcattttgatttttcagcATTATCTCACtttaatctcacttttgaatttaATAAACAGGTTCTATGTTATTTCTAGTATGtcggttgtcttttttttttaaatacatatctAAATGTTGAAATTGACAGAAAACTGAAAGGTTACActtagggtaaaaaaaaaaaaaaaaaaaaagcacattttgtaaagtaaaaaaaacatcaactttATTTCAAcacctaaaaaaaagtaaataaaataaaacgctGTAGCAGCAGAAATTATGGTGGAGTTCACCTTCAAATAAAGAATATTTACAAACAAACGCTGTAGTAAAGCATAAAGACAGGTGATACCACACTGCTTCAAACTTATATTCCTCGtaatatttgaaaaattagttaaattaacaaaattaaatctTGACTTTAATAATATATGCGCCACACTGCCCCAAGGAGGCCAGACTCCCACACAGCAGCAAATCagtagttattttttaaattgttttatatttctattattaaacattagtttcataaataatttattaaaaacctgaggcTACactcactcacttgacactcttGAGCAAAAAATTGGGTCTAccgcaaaaacagaaaaaacataCCCATTTTCCTGGTGTATTCATCATCTTTTATtgagggactttttttttaatcttcaaaTTGTTCAAATTTAGCTGATTAAAAGGTGTATCTGTCATTTGTTGGATTATACATgaattgttttttgaccaaacatgagtaaaaaaaagaaaaaagtttgctACTGACATTGTATTTTTAAACTGGATATAAAAAGTCCTCCATGTCTGATCAAATGTATTtgttaaataaaaag encodes:
- the LOC130917116 gene encoding coxsackievirus and adenovirus receptor homolog, with translation MAMMWHFLWPSVLLGVFFNICPACPLEIQKEMNHYYVARGSSVQLPCVYTHTVDSQQYTEVSWSIESADREEQPIIWFTGGRLYSDLYKPMEGRVHFTSADPQNGDASIIIKDVRPSDTEMYRCLVKKLPELDKKILDLTVIEAPSQPLCSVDEEDNSMTLKCSSLQGTPPLHYIWSKTSGNKVLPPQATVDPTGATLHFNITERECGSYRCTVESMVGTKHCDLHLDCSLQDNSVSSPRLLTTTAVAAIVVTITTLFIVIVVLAVFLYRKRKEQPQDIEMEK